The Natator depressus isolate rNatDep1 chromosome 8, rNatDep2.hap1, whole genome shotgun sequence genome window below encodes:
- the TMEM61 gene encoding transmembrane protein 61 encodes MAASFRYGVTITGAILLVTGTLCFAWWSDGEVGPTSNNDAMAVPHGEAKVVPNSSSSNALLRSVSFFCCGIGGILLLFGLLWSVKANARGMSRHYQYHFSRDLHYFTVEPLDKRTCSAWDANAIPTYEEALNCRPAQSTLGYIPPHGGKEETTPPLYGDLDEDDTWPGCRRRSSSDSVLLRTMPSRRETESQGEPSATPPPSYEDISVHGV; translated from the exons ATGGCTGCTTCTTTCCGCTATGGAGTGACCATCACTGGAGCTATCCTGCTGGTGACAGGAACGCTTTGTTTTGCCTGGTGGAGCGATGGAGAGGTGGGACCCACGTCTAATAACGATGCTATGGCTGTGCCTCATGGAGAAGCCAAAGTGGTGCCGAACTCCTCCTCCTCTAATGCACTGCTCAGGTCTGTCAGCTTCTTCTGCTGTGGCATCGGTggcatcctcctcctctttgggCTTCTGTGGTCAGTGAAAGCAAACGCTCGGGGGATGTCTCGACACTATCAGTACCACTTCTCTAGAGACCTACACTACTTCACCGTGGAACCTCTTGATAAAAGGACATGCAG TGCCTGGGATGCCAATGCTATCCCCACCTATGAAGAAGCCCTGAACTGCAGGCCTGCTCAAAGTACCCTCGGTTATATACCACCTCATGGCGGGAAGGAGGAGACTACACCCCCTCTGTACGGAGACTTAGATGAGGATGATACGTGGCCAGGTTGCCGCAGACGCAGCTCCTCAGACAGTGTACTGCTCAGGACCATGCCATCCAGGAGGGAAACAGAGTCACAGGGTGAGCCCAGCGCTACACCACCGCCCAGCTACGAAGACATCAGTGTACATGGCGTGTGA
- the BSND gene encoding barttin isoform X1, whose product MAEDKTFRYGLIVLGFFLVMIGMFIMSVDKPQVYITFCTLGVLTIAVGITWSMCQCYPKITFVPMETESEKFLSHKPAVSIENEIPEKSCSQTPYTSQEEANVYEKSLPSYEQIQRKAKGSVECLGIQMASLLGDCELKTRGCPHPFVQAKAEVHRISESNGETCRDPVPQVVTATISSPSERSHSAAPLASFTEDTDLPSSEGSTSSSLFLGGSTSSLRNPLPSQGYTQKLRSELPCYEDFALIDSPLAERWHPSQEQTPALPQNYLSATASARQFALVSGPGSKAAESGERQSVEEEDNNMYYGLKEGPENLLIADDFIFEPET is encoded by the exons ATGGCTGAGGATAAAACTTTCCGCTACGGACTCATAGTGCTGGGCTTCTTCCTGGTGATGATTGGGATGTTCATCATGAGCGTGGACAAGCCCCAGGTCTACATCACCTTTTGCACCCTGGGGGTTTTAACCATAGCAGTGGGGATCACCTGGAGCATGTGTCAGTGCTACCCCAAG ATAACGTTTGTCCCCATGGAGACGGAGTCTGAGAAGTTCCTGTCACACAAGCCTGCTGTTTCGATAGAAAATGAAATTCCGGAGAAGAGCTG ctcccagACTCCCTACACCAGCCAGGAAGAAGCTAATGTCTATGAGAAAAGCCTGCCATCTTATGAACAGATCCAGAGGAAAGCAAAGGGCTCTGTGGAGTGTCTGGGGATTCAAATGGCCTCACTCCTAGGTGACTGTGAGCTCAAGACAAGAGGATGTCCCCATCCCTTTGTACAGGCCAAGGCTGAGGTCCACAGGATCTCAGAGAGCAATGGAGAAACCTGCAGAGATCCAGTACCCCAAGTGGTCACAGCAACAATCAGCAG CCCATCAGAGAGGTCCCACAGTGCAGCGCCGCTGGCTTCCTTCACAGAGGACACTGACCTTCCCTCTTCCGAGGGATCCACCTCCAGCAGCCTGTTTCTGGGGGGATCCACCAGCTCCCTGAGGAATCCACTCCCATCACAGGGGTACACCCAGAAGCTCAGGTCTGAGCTTCCTTGCTATGAAGATTTTGCCCTGATTGACTCACCGCTGGCGGAAAGGTGGCATCCAAGCCAGGAGCAAACACCGGCCCTACCCCAGAACTACCTGTCTGCGACTGCCTCAGCAAGACAGTTTGCATTGGTCTCAGGTCCTGGCTCAAAGGCAGCAGAatcaggagagagacagagtgtggaAGAGGAGGACAACAACATGTATTACGGGTTAAAAGAGGGGCCAGAGAATTTACTGATAGCAGATGATTTTATCTTTGAGCCAGAGACCTAA
- the BSND gene encoding barttin isoform X2, with protein sequence METESEKFLSHKPAVSIENEIPEKSCSQTPYTSQEEANVYEKSLPSYEQIQRKAKGSVECLGIQMASLLGDCELKTRGCPHPFVQAKAEVHRISESNGETCRDPVPQVVTATISSPSERSHSAAPLASFTEDTDLPSSEGSTSSSLFLGGSTSSLRNPLPSQGYTQKLRSELPCYEDFALIDSPLAERWHPSQEQTPALPQNYLSATASARQFALVSGPGSKAAESGERQSVEEEDNNMYYGLKEGPENLLIADDFIFEPET encoded by the exons ATGGAGACGGAGTCTGAGAAGTTCCTGTCACACAAGCCTGCTGTTTCGATAGAAAATGAAATTCCGGAGAAGAGCTG ctcccagACTCCCTACACCAGCCAGGAAGAAGCTAATGTCTATGAGAAAAGCCTGCCATCTTATGAACAGATCCAGAGGAAAGCAAAGGGCTCTGTGGAGTGTCTGGGGATTCAAATGGCCTCACTCCTAGGTGACTGTGAGCTCAAGACAAGAGGATGTCCCCATCCCTTTGTACAGGCCAAGGCTGAGGTCCACAGGATCTCAGAGAGCAATGGAGAAACCTGCAGAGATCCAGTACCCCAAGTGGTCACAGCAACAATCAGCAG CCCATCAGAGAGGTCCCACAGTGCAGCGCCGCTGGCTTCCTTCACAGAGGACACTGACCTTCCCTCTTCCGAGGGATCCACCTCCAGCAGCCTGTTTCTGGGGGGATCCACCAGCTCCCTGAGGAATCCACTCCCATCACAGGGGTACACCCAGAAGCTCAGGTCTGAGCTTCCTTGCTATGAAGATTTTGCCCTGATTGACTCACCGCTGGCGGAAAGGTGGCATCCAAGCCAGGAGCAAACACCGGCCCTACCCCAGAACTACCTGTCTGCGACTGCCTCAGCAAGACAGTTTGCATTGGTCTCAGGTCCTGGCTCAAAGGCAGCAGAatcaggagagagacagagtgtggaAGAGGAGGACAACAACATGTATTACGGGTTAAAAGAGGGGCCAGAGAATTTACTGATAGCAGATGATTTTATCTTTGAGCCAGAGACCTAA